The genomic segment TCTAAACTTCCAGCAGACAGCAGAGCAGACCCTGTTCCTTCTACTACTTTAATAGATGCTCCTCAtgtttctactgcgttgactgtCTCCCTCCCTGTTTTGACTGCGACAACttctcgtctttctgagatcAAACAACGCATTCTTGAACGAACCCCTTCCCCGGAATCAGATGCATTCAACCTCGAACATCATATTCAATGTCTACAAACCGACCTCAACAACATTTCTGATTTAGTAAAATGCATGTCTTGTGAAAACCTTGcggaattcagtggtgctcaatctttccgAGAGCGAATGGGGAAATACATCTATCTCACTAAGGAGACCTCGGACAAGATATATGCTGAAGCCTCTGTTTTCAGAACAGCTATCTCAAGAACTCACAACGccatcatgcttgctcaaaatgatatactcactcgAATTACTGAGCATGAGGATATATTTCGATCCCtgtctacttctgtggaacttttggatgccaagattgactctcaaaatcaatctatcactgccttagataatcgcatctcttctcagaccccgtatctggagatgctaaccgatggcattcaaaatatttccggcagactgaacgatctctttacccatgtagtggccgctgatgccaaaaatggggaagatagaggagatagaggagatcaagcGGGAGTTAGGCAAACAaaagatgaggctgaaccttctaacagaagagaccaagaacctcaaaatgaagaaatcttttacagggacattggaaccGATTGATTTGTTTACTTTAATGCGTTATTAACATTATCCgtttgattaaatgattatctgttttacttaatGATtctctactgtttaggttttggcatcaccacaaagggggaaattgttagatatgaattttattgtggcgatgataactaaaaccagtagaccagcagaccagaacaacagaatagattatcagtagctgctgctctagtaaaactaaactaGTAGAAaaaggataacaatacaaaccagtagagaatgtcttctaacgttgctatcttaattgttaccgttaaagagttcctagtactagtattaattgcagcattaaatactatacggagtcatttaatgcatattacccaattaagtataaaacaagactgattgttttatagcttttctgcaggaacccatttcggtaataaagctgattgtatcagttatctgaagatttctctgattgtgaacgttgaactcagtcgattatatatacttggatcaaatccttgttaaagagacacttcgcataatatcattttcaaggaacaaagctactctcttatcaaacgaatatcagttttccttgagcatcttaaaagttcaacacaaagaaaagtagcacacgcttcatagcttatatctgatcttttgtagatcatcttgtgctactaattcttacactcttcacgatctttactgcactaatattttatcagaagagtctgtaatctgaaaagagtcttttcagaactttgtgtttcgcatatttgtgagttgagaaactaagagtttcagtaggctgaggtgtaagtccttctgaagtgggtgtgtacaagtgttgtactgtaatatccaaagtattttagttataccttctggaaacagaagaaggggagacgtagaagagtttatcttcgaacttccataaacaactgctgtctactgctttattgttgtttcaactacttcatcagattgtttccgcacgttctactgtaatcaggtgaaagtattcgcacaagatcaactactatccttaacaggattttagtacctcatcagaacgaaaaacgagtagagtttattcacccccccccccccccccctctaaactcaagttCGATCCTCAACATACATCGATCTATCTTTTATGCTTAAAGATAAGAATGATAGATATTTGATTTAATCGTAGCTAAGATTCTGAAAATCTAGAGTTCTATAGCAGAAGAACTCTAATTGATCTGGAGTCCTACAACAATAAAAGTTCTAGTCAAGATAGAACTCATCACATGAGGATTCTTTCCCTATAAATATCAGAATTTGATGTATAATTCATTCATTCAAAAATTTACTTATATTGAGCACATATAGTActctatatattttaatattccTTGACCTGGGTGTCGGAGGAACTATGCGGAAACAACTTTATCTCCCACTTCTAGTCTCTCAGAAGGTATCACAATTTTTATCAACATCATATATAATTatgaaatatgaaaatttattcATACTGTTGGACCGagtgcttgccgctttaccaaaagctataggtggtggtaatggtgcaactcaaatcttttaaaccgcacagtagctcaagcaccacgattTGATCTTTCTACcaagcagagacaattattgcacccaacaatatccctcccaataattgcactccttgcaatcaatgagaatcgaacccgtgactttggctctgataccaaatgtaggACCGAACTCTTGCCGTTTTATCAAAAACTATAGCTGGTAGTAATAgttcaactcaaatcttttaaaccgcacagcagatcaaacaccacggttcgatcgctctaccaagcagagacaattattgcacagaACACATACTATGTGATTCAATaagtaaaatataaattataaaatgaaaaaaataaacatgATAAGAACTGAAGAAAGAAACCAACCAAAACAaacaatgattttttatttttatttttaaaacagtAAAGTAAAATCTACATATCAAAGCTAAACATGTGGaacacaattataaattaagatAGGTTTTACAAAAGTTGGCTACCATTGACCCGAAAAAGTTTTTACAAAATAGTTAACTATTGAGCCTCCTATTTAATTAATAGTACTGATACATTAGCTTAAACTGATTTAGCATAAACTCAATTTCTTTTCACATTGAAAATATCCCAACAATAAATTTGCAATTATGGATTTTTGGATGAGAACTTTCCACTCAAAGAGACGGATATAGAGGGACATGCGCATGTTATTGGTGAAACATTTTGTCGGAACCCTATTGTTGAAGGACTTACCTTGGGAGCGAAGGGTCTCATAAGCTCAGCGTTTCCAAAATTGAGTGTCTCAGGGGACTTCAGGCTCCTCGGCGATGGTCACGACATCGACCTCCTCCCTTCTGACCTCTTATGTCCCAGCTTGGGACTTTCTTTTTTCATGACCAACGGAGTTGGCCTTTTGTTTCCTCCTAGCCTCGGCCTTCTTGATTATGGAATTCATGACTCTGCTAGTTGTAATGAGAAGAAAAGCTCACTCAGCACTTTAAAAAAATAAGTGAAAATATGGGGCTAAACCGAGCTTCACACCCTCATTTCCCTGAGGAGAAACTTTGGAAAAGCAGAGCCCATAATAGCACAAGAGGTCCCTTGCCAGGAGGGTTGGAGTATGGTAGTGCCGACCCCTAATGGCCTCAAATGGACAAGTAAAAGAAAGGCTCTTGCAGAAGCCTATAGGAGGAGAGGGGAGCTCAGCGAGAGCAACTTGCCACTGGAAACAGAGGTCCCAAGGGTCAGAAGGCTTGACGAAGAAGAAATGGtttttccaatattttttaGAGCTCAGAGCACTCTCAAAAAACTGGCATTTAGGCCGAGCTGAGAAATAAAAGGGGTTCTCATCGAGTGGCCCAACATTCGATGCGGGCCACCTTGGAAAGATAAATTGGAGAAGGAAAAACAATCAAACTCAAACCCATGGTCCTTAAAAATACCTAAACACTTGCATTGGGTCCGGAAAGCGTTGGGATGAATTGGCCGAGATAGATCTGATAGAATTGTGTGAGTTACTGAAAGAAGAGGAGGAGGGGAAATATAAGTCTTCCTTCTAGTAGATCTTGGTTGAATGTGTAATATCCCGAAGGAGGAGTGTGAGCTCTCTCCTCGGAGTGAGGAAAAGAAAATTTATAATCAGATGGGGCGTGAGAGAGAGCTCGGAGCTGGTCCTTGTCTGAGGCATCCAACCATGAAAGACAGAGCTCGTACCAGGGCTCACTTGTTCTAACTGGCTCTTCGACTTGATAAAATTCGAGTTGGTACTGGACTTGGCTATCATTACCAGGAGAGGGGCGGGAACTGAGCTCTTTAGTCTCAGGGTGCCCGCTCGACCCACCAAGAACATCAGCGTCAGAATCATAATGATCCACCTCGCGAAATAACTCATCGGAGGTCAAATGGGATGATCTATTGGGATATGCCGCAAATTAAAGACATACATAAGTAAAGACAGAAAAGTCCGAAGTTAGGAGCTAGAAAGGAATCAGAATTCTAAGGTCGGAGCTCACGTGAAAAATAATCGAAATTTAAATAATGAATGAGGGGTCCAAGGCAAGTATTTATAGAGGGACCTGAACAAGATCTGGCCGTTGATTCTTAGCCGATGGGACAGAGGAGATCATCTAGAAATTCAGAAAAATGACCATTGGGGGAGTATTTATTAGTGACGCTTCAAACTCAGATCAGAAATCTCACCGCTCACCTCAACTCATCTAAATTGTCCAAGAGTTCATCACATGGACTTCACGTCTTCGGCGTCAGCTCAACATGGTGAGGGGACTTGTGACTCCCCACGGAATGAGATCAGCTCACTCTATACAATTTAGACAAGGACATCTGTAGCTCAGGCCAAATTTCCCGAGTTCCCTTCAGAAGCTCATCCATCCAAGTGCTCGTTCACCCGGGAGCTCATCCCCTGGGAGCTCGTGAGCCCATCCTTCTGTAGATCATCCCCAACTCATCTCACCGAGAGGTTATCTGATGCCTTACCCCAGGCTCGGCCCTGTCACCAGGTTTCCTCATGAGATCATTCAGGATCTCATCTTAACAGACCGCCCAAATTTACATTTACATTGATTTAACAGGTTTGGACCGACCTCACGAGCCGAGGCCCCGATCGATATCCCAGCATTCATTATTAGGGCGATTAAGCAAGTCATAGCCGACCTCACGAGCCAAGGTCGTCCCAGCCGAACTCCTTACACTCGCTGCCATTATGGTGATCCAAAAAGTCATAGCCGACCCACGAGGTGACCTCATGTTTAACGTATGGAATGACTCAACACACGACAGAAGAGATCATACCAAAAATGGGCTCCCAACAATATACATCGATCTATCTTTTATCCTGAAAGATAAGAATTGTTGGAATAAATGCTTAGGACTGCTAAACAAGTCTAAGTTTGATTGAGTCAAGATGTTCCTCATTCTTAGGAGTTGGTTGTGGTGTGCTGTTCATTTTTTCATGGCCTTTTTTAGGATTAGTCTGTTAGTGATTTGTTATTTAAATTGTAATGCATTTCAACGTAAATGTGTGTTCTGATTTCCCTTCAATAAACAACAGCTTATTTTAGTATTTTCTCTTCGTTCTTATTTTAATTACCAACAATCTGTTATCAAAGCACTCTTCTTAAGGGACCTGTGTGTGATTTGAGCAATTATGGAGACCAAAGCTAGCTTTTCTTCAGTAGCTCCACCTGTGTTGGATGGAGATAACTACCAGACCTGGGCAGTGCGCATGGAGACATACCTCGAAGCTTTGGATCTCTGGGAAGCAGTGGAAGAAGACTATGACATTTCTCTTCTCTCAGACAATCCCACTGTGGCACAAATTAAAGCACAGAAGGAGAAGAAGACAAAGAAGTCCAAGCAAAGGCCTGCTTGTTTGCTACAGTTTCCTCCATGATCTTCACTTGTATCATGTCATTAAAAACGGCAAAGGAGATATGGGATTATCTCAAAACTGAGTATAAAGGGGATGAAAGAATTCGAGGGATGCAGGTACTGAACCTAGTTCGTGACTTTGAGCTGCAAAAGATGAAGGAGACAGAAACCATAAAGGAGTATTCTGACAAACTGCTCAACATAGCAAATCGTGTCAAGTTATTGGGTTTTTCTCTGGAAGATTCAAGGATTGTGGAGAAAATCCTTGTAATAGTGCCTAAAAGATTTGAGGCTACCATCACTACCTTAGAAAACACGAAGGATCTGTCAAAGATTGCTCTGGTAGAACTCCTAAGTGCTTTGCAAGCACAAGAGCAGAGGCGTGTAATGAGGCAAGAAGGAGCCGTCGAAGGAGCTCTATTAGTCAAGCATCAAGATGATGAAAAGAATAGGAGGCCTATAAGCGGACAAAGCTCTGCACCTGGGAACAGAGGCATAATTGGAAATAAAAGATCAGTGGCAAAGAAAGATTACCCTCCATGTCAACATTGTGGCAAGAAAGGTCACCCTCCTTTCAAGTGCTGGAGAAGACCAGATGCAAAGTTCACCAAGTGCAATCAAATGGGACATGAAGCTGTCATTtgcaaaaataaaaatcagCAGCAAGGAGATGAAGCACAAGTGGCAGATCAAGAAGAAGAAGACCAGCTTTTCGTTGCAACCTGTTTCACAAGTCATGAAACAAGTGAAAACAGGTCATTGATAGTGGCTGCACTAATCATATGACACATGACAAGGAGTTGTTCAAAGAATTGAAGAGCACCGAGTCCAAGAAAGTCAGAATTGGGAACGGTGAATATATTACAGTCAAAGGAAAGGGCACCGTAGCCATTAAAAACTGTTCAAGAACCAAGTTGATCACCGATGTTCTCTATGTACCAGATATTGATCAAAACTTGCTCAGTGTTGGTCAATTAATAGAGAAAAGATTCAAAGTGATGTTCATGGAAAAGGCTTGTGTGATAGAGGATGCTACTGGCCAAAAGATGTTTGAAGTTAAGATGGCGTTTTTCACTCAATCCAATGCAGGAGGAGCAATTAGCTTTTCTAACCAAATAAAGCCTCTCAATGGTGTGGCACAAGAGGATGGAGCACTATCACCACCAAGGGCTACTGCAAATGAAGACCAAAAAGATGGCAATTGATCTTCCAGAAATTGATGATCACATATCAACCTGTAAGGCTTGTCAATTTGTAAAGCAAAGCAGAAAGTCGTTTCCCAAATCATCTTGGAGAGCCACCTATAAGCTGCAATTAGTCCACACAGATGTTTGTGGACCTCAGAGAACTCCCTCATTAGCAGGTAGTTGATATTATGTTTCTTATATTGATGATTTCACTAGAATGTGTTggattttttcttaaaattcaAATCAGAAGTGGCTGGAGTATTCTCAAAGTTCAAGAAGATTGTGCAAAATCAAAGTGGCAACCAAATTCAAATATTGAGGACTGATAATGGCAAGGAGTATACCTCAGAAAATTTCAATGCATTTTGTGAAGAAGCTGGCATTGAGCATCAGTTAACAGCTCCATATACTCCGCAACAAAATGGAGTTAGTGAAAGGAGAAACAAATACATCTTAGAAATGACTAGATGTATGTTGCATGAAAAAAATCTACCCAAAcaattttgggcagaggcagctCATACTGCCGTGTTCTTGCAGAATAGACTGCCAACAAAAGCAGTCAAGGATCAGACACCTTATGAGGCTTGGTATGATCATAAACCATCTCTAAGTTTTCTTAAATTATTTGGTTGTTTGTGCTTCACTCATGTTCCACAAGTCAAGAGAGACAAGTTAGACAAAAGAGCACTTCCAGGCATCTTTATCGGCTATAGCACGGTTGCGTAAGCTTATAAAATTTTCCAACCACAAACTGAGAAAATTTTTATAAGCAGAGATGTTCATTTCGTGGAAGATGAAGAGTGGAACTGGGATGAGGCAAAGAAAAATGGCCAAACTGTAGCAGATCTACAGCTTAAGCTTCATGTTTCAAGCACCGATGAAAATTGGCAGAATGAGATGATGGATGATGCTCCTGTAAGAGGTACTAGATTACTCACTGACATTTATGCAAGGTGCAATATAGCCGTGTGTGAACCTGCATCTTTTGAATCAGCAATGAAAGACAAGAATTGGATGGCTGCAATGAAGGAGTTGTCCATGATTGAGAAAAACAAAACATGGGAGTTGGTTGATCGACCCCAAAATAGGAAGGTGATTGGAGTTAAGTGGGTGTACAGAACCAAGCTTAATGCAGATGGTACAATCAACAAGCATAAAGCAAGACTTGTGGTGAAAGGCTATGCTCAAGTTTTTGGTGTGGATTACTCAGACACCTTCGCACCAGTTGCTCGTTTGGACACAATAAGGGTTTTGCTTGCTATAGCTGCTCAAATGAATTGGAGAGTGTATCAGCTTGATTTAAAATCAGCATTTTTAAATGGCATTTTACAGGAAGAAATTTATGTTGAGCAGCCTGAAGGCTTTGAGAAAAAAGAAAAGGGAAACAAGAAAATAATGCACAACTGGTTGAGGACTTCAAACAAGAAATGATGAAAGTTTTTGAGATGACAGATCTTTGGTTGATGACCTTCTTCCTTGGAATGGAAATTAAGCAGGTTGAGCATGAAGTCTTCATCTGTCAGAAGAAGTATGCCAAGGAGATTTTGAAGAAGTTCAAGCTTGAAGAATGCAAGGAAGCAAGCACTCCTATAAATCAAAAGGAGAAGCTGTGTAAGGAAGATGGAGCTGATAAAGTTGATGAAGGATATTTCAGAAGTTTGATTGGTTGCTTGATGTATTTTACAGCAACACGTCCTGATATTTTATATGCTGTAAGTATCTTATCTAGGTTTATGCACTGTGCAAGTGAATTTCATTTTAGGGCTGCCAAAAGAGTGATTCGGTATGTCAAAGGTACAAGTGATTTCGGTGTTAAATTCGCAAGAAGTAAGGAGTTCAATCTGGTTGGCTTCTCTTATAGTGACTAGGGAGGTTCCATTGATGATATGAGGAGTACCTCAGGCTACTGTTTTACTCTTGGATCTAATATTTTCTCATGGAGTTCGAAGAAGCAAAAAAACCGTAGCTCAATCCACTGCTGAAGCAGAATTTGTTGCTGCAACAGCTGCTGTCAATCAAGCTTTGTGGCTGAGGAAGATTTTAATAGATCTCAATCTGGAGCAGAAAGAAAGCACTGAGATTTTTGTTGACAACCAAGCTGCCATTGCCATTTCCCATAACCCTGTGTTTCATGGGAAAACTAAAAACTTCAACATCAAGTTATTTTTTCTAGGAGAAGAAAGAAGAATTTGTGACTTTGGTTTATTGCAAATCTGAAGATCGGTTGGCAGATTTGCTTACAAAGCCACTTCCAGTAAACAAGTTTGAGTTTCTAAGGCAGAAACTTGGTATTCGCAGCTCCTAAAGCAAGGAGCAGTGTTGGAATAAATGCTTAGGACTGCTAAACAAGTCTAAGTTTGATTGAGTCAAGATTGTTCCTCATTCTTAGGAGTTGGTTATGGTGTGTTGTTCATTTTTTCATGGCCTTTTTTAGGATTAGTCTGTTAGTGATTTGTTATTTAAATTGTAATGTATTTCAATGTAAATGTGTGTTCTGATTTCCCTTCAATAAACATCAGCTTATTTAgtattttttcttctttcttaTTTTAATTACCAACAAGAATCATAGAAATTTGATCTAATCGTAGCTTAGATTCTGGAAATCCAGAGTTCTATAGCGAAAGAAATCTAATTGATCTGGAGTCCTACAACAATAAGAGTTCTAGTCAACATAGAACTCATCACATGAGGATTTTTTCATTATAAATTTCAGGTTTGATGTATTATTCATTTACTCATATGGAGCACACACATTACTCTCTATATTTTCATATTCCTTGACTTGAGAGTAATCAATCCTACGCGGGAAAAACCTTATCTCCCCCTTCTAATCTCTCTGAAGGTATTGcaacttttatttatttctaatattcatctctctcaatataatattttttatatattgattTTACGAAAAACAATAAGTAAGTCAGTATTACATTTATTGCAATTGAACTTCAACTATTCAATTCAAtaagtttatttaaataattaatatttttaaaaattgcgtaacaataattttcaatattaataaataataaaattaaaataattttcattttaaataattttttgtacaaaatatatataaattttgtttttgaaaatatgacccaaaaaaataaacaagacaATTATTtgtacataaaaataaataataagtatgttaaaatatttctaattagtataactttataaaattttaacatatttaatttattatagttattcttatatatgtatataaattaaataaaattataaataaaaaaaaacattaaatgttgtataataattaataaaaattttaaatttatttattaaaaataattattattttcaatttatagtcaataaaaaaaatttaaaaaaacaaataaaaagaaaaaaataaatgaatgagaaaaaaaatgaaaattttggcgTTTGTATTGAATATGTGAGTTTGTTATATTTTCTAATTAAATGTACATCCAAATATTTAGATTGAATCATAGACattttttgacattttattgATCTACCTTAGGCTTTAATTTTTGTACTTGATAGAGCTTCATAGAGTCATTAAAAAGTCTATTGACATTTTAAATACatatagacttttatagagtttttaaaagtAAAGTTTTAATATCacatgactttttaaaattctataaaaatttACATTAAATACCCTTAAACTTTTATAATGTATATAAAAGTCTAGATTGAATATTTCTAAACTTTTAAACTCCATAAAAGTTATTAAAAGTCCAGAACCAATGCATCCCCTAAAATATGAAcggaaaaaacttgtgtgagacggtctcacgggtcgtatttgtgagacgaatctattaattgggtcatccattaaaaaatattactttttatgttaagattattactttttattatgaatatcggtagagttggcccgtctcacatgagactcactcaatatGAATTATGAAGTGGAAAAAAACATGATAAGAACTTAAGAAAGAAACCGACACAAACAAACAatgcttttttatttttattttttaaaacagtCAAGTAAAATTCTACATATCAAGGCCAAATATGGGGAACACAATTATAAAATTAAGATAAGTTTTACAAAAGTTAGTTATCATTGACCCAAAAAGGTTTTACAAAATAGTTAACTATTGCGgctcatatttaattatgacaaaaacttgtgtgagacgatctcacggatcgtattttgtgagacgaatctcttatttggtcatccatgaaaagatACTATTTTTTATTCTGAATGTCGATATGGTTGACGTATCTCACAtttaaagattcgtgagatcgtttcacaagaGCCTTACTCTTTAAGTAATACTACTGATACATTAGGTTAAATTGAATTAGCATAAACTCAATTTCTTTTCACCTTAGAAAACATACAAACAATAAATTTGCCATTATAGATTTTCAGATGAGAACTTTCCACTCAAAGAGACAGATATATAACACGCTATTGGCGCAACATGATGTCGGACTCTAATTCAGAGACAGATACAAAATGACCACATTTGGACAGAGCATTTATAATAATCCGACACCATTTTTTAATTTCATGTGTTCCAAGCATATTCCATTATGTATGGTCCCTAATTCAGCCGAGAGAATCCAGCCGACCTTTTTGTCCACATTTTTAACGAATATCCCAAATTTGAGAAATCACCAAAAGGGTTTAAAAATTATCAGctgggatatgcagattatttTTTGACAGAATAGGGTAGTCAAAATGCAATCTTTATTTGATCATTAAGATTGAAATCTTGAAATTCTTGGTAATTTAGGTCTCGATTTCATTCCGATTCATATATACAAATGAATATTCAATTGCATTAAAAAATGTATTGATAAATATTCAATTACATCGACAAATATCCAAAATTCAATACAATGTCATAGATAGTCCTTTCATCCAGTTTCCCGACCAACGATGAAATAGAAatatcaatttattaatttccaAGAATGATCAACAAAGGATAGTGATACCAATCTGACCCAAATGATTGGACGGAGGTTCAAGGAAACATCACGTCAACTCATAAGCAATCGAGAAGAGCTTGTAACCAAGATTCCAAGTCTTGAAGATGCATGGAAATGAACTTGGAGGCCATAGGATCGTTGTGCGAGTGTTAAATGAAGAGGAAGGCAGAACACgtctcgctcgagcggtaaaatcctaccgcccgagcgccaaacatATTCTCCAAGAAGTGATTTCCAGAACACTCGGCGCCTGAGCGGTAACATCTTACTGTCCGAGCACGACCTGTCTAGAAGACTtcacgctcgagcggtagaatctCGCACCCCAACGCGCCTTGTTGCGAGAAAAATATTCCCTTCCTATTTTAGAGTCCTAATTGTTTAGGTAATTAGATTGACATATCTTTTGATTTTTGTAACAATATATGGACGAATTTTTAATACAATTCAtattatcattaattttataaaatagttTTGAGTTTTCTCGACTTTTTCAAGGCTTTTGCTAcgtaatcaaaatcaaacttatcaaactt from the Primulina eburnea isolate SZY01 chromosome 3, ASM2296580v1, whole genome shotgun sequence genome contains:
- the LOC140827349 gene encoding uncharacterized protein is translated as MSLKTAKEIWDYLKTEYKGDERIRGMQVLNLVRDFELQKMKETETIKEYSDKLLNIANRVKLLGFSLEDSRIVEKILVIVPKRFEATITTLENTKDLSKIALVELLSALQAQEQRRVMRQEGAVEGALLVKHQDDEKNRRPISGQSSAPGNRGIIGNKRSVAKKDYPPCQHCGKKGHPPFKCWRRPDAKFTKCNQMGHEAVICKNKNQQQGDEAQVADQEEEDQLFVATCFTSHETSENRSLIVAALII